A genomic segment from Mustela lutreola isolate mMusLut2 chromosome 15, mMusLut2.pri, whole genome shotgun sequence encodes:
- the PVALEF gene encoding parvalbumin-like EF-hand-containing protein, translating to MPQGLLQPRMGDPAQDAGAGTMWGSVCFGLSRAPAPHPCTCSKPLPVHHRARMDDDFSSQMKKMALAMGTSLSDKDIELLPTDMRHHGSFNYLKFLEYMQKFQASGQLDSAIRQAFQTLDKDKSGFIEWNEIKYILSTIPSSGPTAPLTDEEAEAMIQAADTDGDGRIDFEEFSELIKKEKVPKKK from the exons ATGCCCCAAGGGCTTCTGCAGCCCAGGATGGGGGACCCTGCTCAGGACGCAGGGGCTggcaccatgtggggctctgtctgcTTCGGTCTGAGCAGAGCGCCTGCACCCCACCCGTGCACATGCTCCAAGCCGCTCCCTGTCCACCACAGGGCCAGGATGGACGACGACTTCTCCTCTCAGATGAAGAAGATGGCCTTGGCTATGGGCACGTCCCTGTCGGACAAGGACATAGAGCTGCTGCCCACGGACATGCGGCATCACG GCTCCTTCAACTACCTCAAGTTCCTGGAGTACATGCAGAAGTTCCAGGCCTCGGGGCAGCTGGACAGCGCCATCCGCCAGGCCTTCCAGACCCTGGACAAGGACAAGAGCGGCTTCATCGAGTGGAACGAAATCAA GTACATCCTCTCCACCATTCCCAGCAGCGGGCCCACCGCCCCGCTGACCGATGAGGAGGCGGAGGCCATGATCCAGGCGGCCGACACGGACGGGGACGGGAGGATTGACTTCGAAG